Genomic DNA from Candidatus Afararchaeum irisae:
CCGATTACATAGAGGAGTTCTCGCCGGTTCCGACCCATTTCCGTATGTCACAGGGGGAGTCGTAGACGAAAGAAACAGTTAAACTAGTCCCAGACGTAGTCGGGGTATGGAAGTGATTCCCGCCGTAGACATGAAAGACGGAGACTGTGTCCAGCTTGTTCAGGGCGAGGAGGGAACCGGGAAGACCTACGGCGACCCGGTCGAGGCGGCTCAGACCTGGGTCGACGCCGGAGCCGAGACGCTCCACATAGTCGATCTCGACGGTGCGATACACGGCGAGAGGAAGAACTCCGAGGAGGTCGGGCGTATAATAGACGAGACCTCGGTCGGTGTACAGGTGGGAGGGGGTATAAGATCCGTAGAAGACGCTAGGTCGTTCTTCGACGCGGGTGCCGACCGCGTCATAATGGGAACCGCCGCGGTCGAGAACCCCGAGATAGTCGAGGAGGTCAGTGAGTACGGCGATACGATGGTCTCTCTCGACTCAAAGGGAGACGAGGTCGTAGTCGAGGGCTGGAAGGAGGGATCGGGTCTGAGTCCCGTCGAACTCGCGTCGAAGTTCGAGGAGATCGGCGCCGAGTCTATACTCTATACCGACGTCGACAGGGAGGGTCTCTTAGATGGCGTCGAGACATCCACAGTGTCGCAGATCGTCGAGGAGGTATCTATACGCGTCGTGGCGAGTGGAGGGGTTTCGAGCCTCGAAGACATTGAGGCACTCAGAGACACAGGTGCCGACGGAGTCGTGGTAGGTACTGCACTCTACGAGCGACGTATGAGTCTTCAGGACGCAAAGGAGGCAGCGAGAGTATGAACCCAAGCAATCAAACTGAGACTGAGACTCCCAGAGCCGGAAGCTTCGAGAGACAGACGAGCGAGACTTCAGTCGAGGTCAAGATAGACATCGACGGAGCCGGTGACTCCGAGATCGACACGGGCGTGGAGTTCTTCGACCACATGCTCGAAGGCTTCTCTAAACACGGTCTCTTCGACCTCAGGGTCGAGGCGGACGGCGACCTCGAAACGGGCGACCACCACACAGTCGAGGACGTAGGTATCTGTATCGGAGAGGCTTTGGACAACGCTCTCGGCGACAAGACAGGTATCAGAAGGTTCGGAGACGCGAGAGCACCCTTGGACGAGGCTGTCTCGTCTGTCGTCGTCGACATCAGCGGACGTCCCTACTTCGCCGAGGACGTCTCCGACGACTTCGACCGCGAGAGGATAGCCGACATGTCTACTCAGATGGTGACACATTTCTTCAGGTCGCTCGCGTCGAACGCGGATCTGACACTCCACGTAGAAGCCGAAGGCGACAACGACCACCACATAGCCGAGTCACTCTTCAAGGCTTTCGGGCTCGCCTTAGACGAGGCTACACGTATAGACGAGAGGAAGAAAGGAGTTCCGAGTACTAAGGGAGAGCTCTAAGCCGACGTGTTTCTCTGCTTGTTCTTCGGACGTAGCTTCTTGTAGCCACACTTTCTGCACTGTTCGGCACCCTGTGGGTTGCGAGCGTCACATCTCATGCATATGTCGACGTCGAGAAGACGTCTCTCTGCTTCGGGAAAGTCAGCCATACCTCGTATTTCGAGGCGCGGAAGTTAACCTTAACGTTTCGCATTAAGGTACTCGTCCTGAACCTCGACGACCTCAGAGCTGTCTTCACAGTCGGAGTATCTTTCGAGAGGCTCACGGTTGAGACTCAGAAAGGTCTCTCCCCACGAGAAGTTCGAGAGTATCTGACGTGCCTCGTCGTCGTAGCCGAGTATATATAAAGCCGCAGCCACAGCCTCTGCGGTGTTGAGACGGAACGGCTTGCCGTAGTTGATGGGGTTCGCAGCGACGAGAAACGGCAGACTCCTCGACTCGTGTCTCGTGTTTCTCTCGAATATCTCCTCGGCTGACTCCCACGACGCGTCGACTGCGACGACGGGTTTTGAGTCAGTCGGGGATAGGGCTGTCTCGGAGTAAGGATCGAGTAGAGTCCCTGTCGGTGTCTCCTCGAAGTTAGGGTGCAGAGTCACCTGTCGTTCCTTTTCGAGACGTCTCGCAGTACATTTCTTGGGGTCGTCGTCGCCCTCGTAGTAGATATCTACTCCTTTGAGAGTCGGGTTCACTGGCTGAATGTAGAGATCCGAGAACCATATACGTACCGCGTCTTGGATTATTATCTATAATGATGGTCTTAAACTAAGTAAAGGCAGCCAGTACAGACTTATATGTCGAAGCCATAGACCCGGCTATGAAGGCTTCAGATCTACTTGTGGAATGTCTTGAGGTCGAGGGCATAGAACACGTCTTCGGTCTCCCGGGGGAAGAGACCGAGGATCTACTCTTCTCTCTACGTGACTCCGACATAGAGTTCATACCCGTCCGCCACGAACAGGGTGCTGCGTTCATGGCAGACGTACACGGACGTCTCACGGGAGACGCGGGCGTCTGTCTATCGACACTTGGACCCGGAGCTACCAACCTTATAACGGGAGTCGCCGATGCACAGCTCGACAAGAGTCCCACGGTTGCTATAACGAGTCAGGCGGGAAGGGAACGTCTCCACAAGGAGAGCCACCAGGCACTCGACATAGTCGAGATGTTCGAACCCGTCACGAAATGGAACGCACAGATCAACGACCCATCTATCATAAACGAGTCTGTGAGGAAGGCTTTCAAGCTCGCCGAGTTCGAGAAGCCGGGCGCGACACATATAGAGTTCCCAGAGGACGTCGCAGACGAGAAGGTCGGGGAGCGTCCGATGGAGCCGAGACAGCGTGTGAGACGTCCCGATCCCGACATGGCTTCAGTAGAGAGAGCCAAGAACCTCCTCGAAGACGCTGAAAGACCTCTCATAATCGCGGGAAACGGTGCTGTCAGAACCGACGCCTCCGAACGTCTCAGGACTCTCGTTGACACGACGTGTATTCCGGTCGCTGCGACCTACATGGGAAAGGGTGCGGTCTCAGACAGAAACTCGTGTTCACTCTTCACACTCGACTCGGGAGACCACGAGGAGGCTTCCGACGCCATAGCCAAGTCGGACGTCCTGATCACGGTCGGATTCGACATAGCCGAACACGACCCGGGAGACTGGAAGATAGACGACGACACCTCGATTATACATATAGACTACGAGCCCGCCGAGGTATACGACGCCTACAACCCCGACGTCGAGATAGTCTCCGACATATCGGCGGCTATACGTGAGCTCCTCAACATGAACCTCGGCGAGTTCGACACCCAATGGTACGCCGACCTGCGCGACCACCTTCTGTCGGACGTCATGAAACAGCCCGCCGAGAGGCACGACTTGACGGTCAGAGGCGTCTTACCCGTACTCAGAGAGATAATGGACGACGACGACGTTCTGATCTCCGACGTCGGGAGCCACAAGATGGAGATAGCACAGAACTACCCGACCTACGAGCCCAACACGTGTATAATCTCGAACGGTCTCGCGAGCATGGGTATAGCCGTCCCGGGAGGGATCGCCGCCGACTTGGCTGTCGAATCGAACGTCGTCGCCGCGACGGGAGACGGAGGCTTCCTCATGAACTCCGCCGAGCTTGAGACCGCACAGCGTCTCGGCTGTTCGTACACAGTACTCCTGTTCAACGACAATGACTACGGTCTGATCTCCGAGAAACAGAACCGACACAGGGGCGAGGACTTCGGGACACGTATCGGAAACCCCGACTTCGTCGAGTACGCCGAGAGCTTCGGGATAGAAGCCTACCGACCCGAGAGATGGGACGACGTCGAGCCGATGATTCAGGAAGCCGTCGAGTCGGACGAGATGTCACTCGTAGAGATCAGACTCGAAGACTGAGAATGGAGTTCAGAGAGTTCGCCGAGAAAGCCGAGAAGGTAGAGGAGCTGTCGGGCGACTACGACAAGACAGACGAGGTCGCGCGTCTCTTCGACGAATCTGAGACCGACTGTGACCTCGAAATCTCTGCGCGTTTCATACAGGGAAGAGTCTTCGCGTCTTGGGACGACACCAAGCTCGATGTCGGCAGGTCGCTCCTCTACGACAGTCTGAGCCTCGCCACAGGCGTCACCGCCGATGAGGTCGAGGAGAAGGTTAAGGATATGGGAGACGTGGGTCTCGCAGCCGAGAGCTTCGACTACGGCGGACAGATGACACTCGGCACCACGGATCTGACTCTTGAGTACGTCCACAGACGTCTTAGTGACCTCGCCGAAGCCTCGGGTGGAGGGAGCCAGAAGAAGAAGGTACGTACACTTTCCGACCTCTTCAACGACGCGACCCCGAAGGAGGCGAAGTACATAGCACGTCTCGTAGCGGGAGAGATGAGAGTCGGTGTCTCAGAAGGTACCGTGAGGGACGCCGTAGCCGAGGCTTTCGATGTGGACGTCGACGAGGTCGAGAGAGGTCTGATGGTCACTAATGACGCCGGTGAGGTCGCAGTACGCGCGAGGGATGGAGAACTATCGGGTCTTAGGATGGAGGTGGGTAGACCCGTCAAGCCGATGCTCGCACAGGCGGGGAGCGTCGAAGACCTCATCGAGGAGGCGGGTGAGGTAGCCGTAGAGACGAAGTACGACGGCGCAAGACTCCAGATACACAGAAACAGAGACACGAAAGACGCCGAGTACAAGTACGGTTACAGTCTCTTCTCACGTAAACTGGAGGACGTTACTGAGTCGCTTCCCGATGTCGTCGAGATACTCGAAGAAAGCATACAGGTCGACGAGAGTCTAATACTCGACTCGGAGGTAGTCGCAGTCGAGGACGGCGAGCCACTCGCATTTCAGGAGGTTCTGAGGAGGTTCAGAAGGAAGTACGACGTAGACAGGATGACCGACGAGGTCGAGCTACAGGTCAACGTCTTCGACATACTCTACAGGGAAAACCAAGGTGAGCTAATAGATCTTCCACTGAGACAGAGATACAGCCACCTCGACGAAGTCGTCCCATGCAACTCCGCCGACCACACGGTGACCGACGACCTCGAAGAGGTCAGACGTGTCGAGAAGAAAGCACTCGACGACGGACAGGAAGGCATAATGGTCAAAAAGCCCGGCAGCACCTACTCGCCTGGGAAGAGAGGCAAGGACTGGATAAAGGTAAAGCCAGAGCCCGAGACTCTCGATCTCATAGTCGTCGGGGGAGAGTGGGGTGAGGGGAGACGAGCCGACGAGATAGGTAGCTATCTACTCGCCGCTAAGGACGGATCGGATCTCAGAACCGTCGGCAAGGTCGCTACGGGTCTCACAGACGCCGACCTCGGACGTCTCACACAGAGGTTCGAGCCTCTCATAATCCACGAGAACGGAAAGGAGATAGAGTTCAGACCCGAGGTCGTCTTCGAGGTCGGATACGAGGAGATACAGACGTCTCCGAAGTACACGAGCGGCTACGCTCTGAGGTTCCCGAGGTTCCTGGGTGTCAGAGAGGACAAATCCGTCGACGACGCCGACACGGTCGAGAGGATAGAACGCCTGAGGGAGAACTGATTCCCTCACCCAGCACTCCGTCTTCAGTCTTGGCTCGTGGCGTTCGCATCGACGTACGCCGCTACGAAGACTGAGACGACTGCGGCGAATCCAAGGTACAGCGTCAGGGTTCCTCCCACAGAGCCCCATATTAGGAAGAAGACTGCGGCGGGGAGTGACTTCAGGAATGACGAAAGTACGAGACACGAGTTCCCTCTGACACAGTTCAGACCCGCGGTTCCGACTCCCGCGACTATCGGAAGGAGAGTCCCTGTGAGTCCTACGGCTAAGGATACCATTCTGTTCTGTCTACGCGGAGGGGACATATAAGTCCGGAGATATGAACTCCACAGATTTGATTATGTTAGGAGAGTACACCGACTGCTTCAGGCAACGGTGTACCGAGAGCCAAGACTCCGACGACGAATCCCGCAATCGTCCCTCCGTTGAGCAAGGGGAGTCCTGCGTGGGGCTTCCCCTTCGAGACGAGGTACATCAGCGCGGCGAAGCCGACGAAAGATCCCACGATTCCTCCGAGTGCGGGATAGTTGAGAGCTATCGGAAGACCGAGGTCGCCGCCGAGGAAATGGGCACTACTCGCTATCAGAACCGAGGGGATGACGGCGTCTCCGAGACCCATGAAGAAGGCATCCCTGTCGTCTTGGCTCGTCTCGTCGTCTTCGTCTCCGTCTCCGCCTGTCCCTGTTCCCGTTGGGTCTCCCTGCTTTGACGCCTCTATGAAAGAGTAGCCGGGCTTAGTTGGGACTATGAAGAGTATCGGAAGACGCATCTCGCTGACACCCTCGGCGAGCGCGAGCATGTGTTTCGTTCTGTAGACTGCTATCGCGTCGTAGACTGCAAGGAGGACGAGAAGAACCAGGGACGGGAGTACTCCGAAGCTGATTCCGAAGAGCCCTCCTCCCGCGCCACCCATCAGAACCGCGGCGGAGTCTATGACGTACCACTCGGGGTAGAGATAGAGGAGAACTGCGACCCCCGCGCCTCCGAGTAGGGCGAACGGAAGGGGGAGTAAGACGCTGAGGGCGTAGTAAGACAGACTTCCCGCGCTGAGTAGGATGACACCTCTCAGAACCCAGTCCATGCCGTACTTCATGACAGCCAGCATGACTCCGGTGAAGACGAGTATGAATGCGATGTAGACTACCGAGTTGATGGGATTACTCGGGTTCTGAGTAGCCTGCATTCCGGCTGCGTCGAAACGTGGCACGAGGGCGAGAGACAGTACTTCGACGCCGAGCATTAGGGCACCCATCGAGACGTAAGGAAGGACTCCTCGTAGACGTAGACGTAGATGTCGGCGTGGCATTAGAGGAAGATACCGTCTCGGACATATGGTTCTTCTCCTTTCCCCTTTCTCACCGCAACTCTTTTGCTCGGAATCCACGTCTCGCCCGTATGGGTGCTGACATAGGCAGTCTCGTCTCTAAACGTGAGATACAGGTCGAGGAAGCGAGCGGAAAGGTCGGAATGGACGCCTTCAACACCTTATACAGCTTCCTCGCCAACATAAGACAGCGCGACGGAACCCCCCTGAAGGACTCGAAGGGACGCGTGACTTCACATCTCAGCGGTCTTCTCTACAGGAACGCCAACCTATTCGAGGCAGGTATAAAGCCGTGTTACGTCTTCGACGGTGCACCGCCTCAGCTAAAGTCAGAGACCGTAGAGAAGAGGCAAGAGAGACGCGAGGAGGCAGAGGAGGCATACGAGGAGGCGAAGCAGGAGGGAGACACAGAGGAGATGTTCCGGAGGGCACAGCAGGCGACGAGTATACGTGAGGAAGAAGTCGAGACTAGCATAAAGCTTCTCGATGCCCTCAATATTCCCTGGGTAGAGGCTCCGAGCGAGGGCGAGGCACAGGCTGCGGCGATGGTCGTAGACGGCGACCTCGACTACGTCGGATCTCAGGACTACGACGCTGTGCTCTTCGGTGCTCCCGAACTCGTGAGGAACCTCGCTGTGAGGGGAAAGGGAGACAGAGACCTGACTCCTGAGTTAGTGAGTCTCGAAGACACACTCGACTCGCTCGGGATGACACGTTCCGAGCTCATAGAGGTCGCCATACTCGTCGGAACCGACTACAACGACGGCGTACACGGAGTCGGTCCTAAGACAGCCGTCGATCTGATACGTGACGAGGGAATGAGCATCAACGAGGCTCTCGACGAGTACGACGCCGAGATAGACTGGAAGCCGATAAAAGATCTCTATCTCGACCCCGAGGTCGAACGTGGCTACGACTTAGACTTAGACTGGGGCGCGCCCGACGAGGAAGAGGTCGT
This window encodes:
- the hisA gene encoding 1-(5-phosphoribosyl)-5-[(5-phosphoribosylamino)methylideneamino]imidazole-4-carboxamide isomerase; translation: MEVIPAVDMKDGDCVQLVQGEEGTGKTYGDPVEAAQTWVDAGAETLHIVDLDGAIHGERKNSEEVGRIIDETSVGVQVGGGIRSVEDARSFFDAGADRVIMGTAAVENPEIVEEVSEYGDTMVSLDSKGDEVVVEGWKEGSGLSPVELASKFEEIGAESILYTDVDREGLLDGVETSTVSQIVEEVSIRVVASGGVSSLEDIEALRDTGADGVVVGTALYERRMSLQDAKEAARV
- the hisB gene encoding imidazoleglycerol-phosphate dehydratase HisB is translated as MNPSNQTETETPRAGSFERQTSETSVEVKIDIDGAGDSEIDTGVEFFDHMLEGFSKHGLFDLRVEADGDLETGDHHTVEDVGICIGEALDNALGDKTGIRRFGDARAPLDEAVSSVVVDISGRPYFAEDVSDDFDRERIADMSTQMVTHFFRSLASNADLTLHVEAEGDNDHHIAESLFKAFGLALDEATRIDERKKGVPSTKGEL
- a CDS encoding 50S ribosomal protein L40e, which produces MADFPEAERRLLDVDICMRCDARNPQGAEQCRKCGYKKLRPKNKQRNTSA
- a CDS encoding DUF367 family protein, translating into MNPTLKGVDIYYEGDDDPKKCTARRLEKERQVTLHPNFEETPTGTLLDPYSETALSPTDSKPVVAVDASWESAEEIFERNTRHESRSLPFLVAANPINYGKPFRLNTAEAVAAALYILGYDDEARQILSNFSWGETFLSLNREPLERYSDCEDSSEVVEVQDEYLNAKR
- a CDS encoding acetolactate synthase large subunit; translated protein: MKASDLLVECLEVEGIEHVFGLPGEETEDLLFSLRDSDIEFIPVRHEQGAAFMADVHGRLTGDAGVCLSTLGPGATNLITGVADAQLDKSPTVAITSQAGRERLHKESHQALDIVEMFEPVTKWNAQINDPSIINESVRKAFKLAEFEKPGATHIEFPEDVADEKVGERPMEPRQRVRRPDPDMASVERAKNLLEDAERPLIIAGNGAVRTDASERLRTLVDTTCIPVAATYMGKGAVSDRNSCSLFTLDSGDHEEASDAIAKSDVLITVGFDIAEHDPGDWKIDDDTSIIHIDYEPAEVYDAYNPDVEIVSDISAAIRELLNMNLGEFDTQWYADLRDHLLSDVMKQPAERHDLTVRGVLPVLREIMDDDDVLISDVGSHKMEIAQNYPTYEPNTCIISNGLASMGIAVPGGIAADLAVESNVVAATGDGGFLMNSAELETAQRLGCSYTVLLFNDNDYGLISEKQNRHRGEDFGTRIGNPDFVEYAESFGIEAYRPERWDDVEPMIQEAVESDEMSLVEIRLED
- a CDS encoding ATP-dependent DNA ligase, yielding MEFREFAEKAEKVEELSGDYDKTDEVARLFDESETDCDLEISARFIQGRVFASWDDTKLDVGRSLLYDSLSLATGVTADEVEEKVKDMGDVGLAAESFDYGGQMTLGTTDLTLEYVHRRLSDLAEASGGGSQKKKVRTLSDLFNDATPKEAKYIARLVAGEMRVGVSEGTVRDAVAEAFDVDVDEVERGLMVTNDAGEVAVRARDGELSGLRMEVGRPVKPMLAQAGSVEDLIEEAGEVAVETKYDGARLQIHRNRDTKDAEYKYGYSLFSRKLEDVTESLPDVVEILEESIQVDESLILDSEVVAVEDGEPLAFQEVLRRFRRKYDVDRMTDEVELQVNVFDILYRENQGELIDLPLRQRYSHLDEVVPCNSADHTVTDDLEEVRRVEKKALDDGQEGIMVKKPGSTYSPGKRGKDWIKVKPEPETLDLIVVGGEWGEGRRADEIGSYLLAAKDGSDLRTVGKVATGLTDADLGRLTQRFEPLIIHENGKEIEFRPEVVFEVGYEEIQTSPKYTSGYALRFPRFLGVREDKSVDDADTVERIERLREN
- a CDS encoding presenilin family intramembrane aspartyl protease PSH, whose amino-acid sequence is MGALMLGVEVLSLALVPRFDAAGMQATQNPSNPINSVVYIAFILVFTGVMLAVMKYGMDWVLRGVILLSAGSLSYYALSVLLPLPFALLGGAGVAVLLYLYPEWYVIDSAAVLMGGAGGGLFGISFGVLPSLVLLVLLAVYDAIAVYRTKHMLALAEGVSEMRLPILFIVPTKPGYSFIEASKQGDPTGTGTGGDGDEDDETSQDDRDAFFMGLGDAVIPSVLIASSAHFLGGDLGLPIALNYPALGGIVGSFVGFAALMYLVSKGKPHAGLPLLNGGTIAGFVVGVLALGTPLPEAVGVLS
- the fen gene encoding flap endonuclease-1 yields the protein MGADIGSLVSKREIQVEEASGKVGMDAFNTLYSFLANIRQRDGTPLKDSKGRVTSHLSGLLYRNANLFEAGIKPCYVFDGAPPQLKSETVEKRQERREEAEEAYEEAKQEGDTEEMFRRAQQATSIREEEVETSIKLLDALNIPWVEAPSEGEAQAAAMVVDGDLDYVGSQDYDAVLFGAPELVRNLAVRGKGDRDLTPELVSLEDTLDSLGMTRSELIEVAILVGTDYNDGVHGVGPKTAVDLIRDEGMSINEALDEYDAEIDWKPIKDLYLDPEVERGYDLDLDWGAPDEEEVVDLLCGEHDFSEDRVRSAVGRISSAVEQSSLDRWT